From the genome of Mycobacteriales bacterium:
GGTACCCCACCGCGCCGGACACCGAACCGGGGAACAGACCGATCGTGTTCGAGACGTTCGCCAGGACCGGAGGGTAGCCGAGGGCCAGCAGGGTAGGGAAGGTGACCAGCGAGCCCGACCCGACGATCGTGTTGATCGTGCCGGCCGCCAGTCCGGCGCCCGCGATCGCCAGCCCGGCTTCAGGGGTCACGACCGGACATCCTGCCCGCCAGGGGCTCAGGGGTCTGCCCCGACCTGCCGAGGCGAACACCATGGGTCTCACCGGCGAGCTCGAACGCAGCCGGCAGATCCGCTCCATGCTCGAAGATGTGATCAGCGATCCGAGCCGGCTGGGTCCAGATCGACGTCGCCCGGGCCCGGCCGGCGGGCCGGGGGCTCCCGGAGTCGTCGTGAGCGCTCCCGCTCAGGTAGCGGTCCGCTTGGCCGCCTTCATCTGCTGCTTGTAGGCACGTACCCGGGACAGCGAGTCCGCGTCGGTGACGTCCGCGACCGAGCGGTAGACGCCGTCCGCGCCGTAGCTTCCGGCAGCCTCCCGCCAACCGGGCGGCCGGACGCGCAACTGCTTGCCGAGCAGGGCGAGGAAGATCTGCGCCTTGGCCGGTCCGAAGCCGGGCAGCCCCTCGAGGCGGCGGCGCAGCTCGTCCCCGGTCGCCGCTCCGGACCACACCTGCGCGGCGTGACCGTTATAGGTCTCGACCAGGTGGCGGCCGAGGGCCTGCACCCGTCCGGCCATCGCGGCCGGGT
Proteins encoded in this window:
- a CDS encoding HhH-GPD-type base excision DNA repair protein, which translates into the protein MTPRLCLAQNPDADALLSKDPLALLVGMLLDQQVPMEWAFASPQQLVERLGRDLDASELADHDPDKLAELFATPPALHRYPAAMAGRVQALGRHLVETYNGHAAQVWSGAATGDELRRRLEGLPGFGPAKAQIFLALLGKQLRVRPPGWREAAGSYGADGVYRSVADVTDADSLSRVRAYKQQMKAAKRTAT